ATAATGTGCAGTCCAAGCCCGGAGCTTTTGCTTCGGGCTTTTTGGTGCAGCGCTTTCTTAAACAAATTGTGCCTTAATAGAAGGCGTAACGTCAAGACGAAAAAGTGACATCAATTTTCACTGAATTGTCATATAGATGGAACGAATTCCGAAGGATTGATAAACACTTTTTACTAATGATATGATAAACTTTATAGCGGAGGCAGTCTTCCTCCATAACGACAGAAATAAGGAGGAATGTTTAGACGTGGAAAATCCCATGAGTTATCAGGCTCCTTCGGATTCCGCAACACTGGCTTCCGCAAGACCCAAGCCTCCCGAAAAAGCGGGTACATGGAAAGATTTCATAGCTGTGACAAAACCCGGGATTATTCGCTCTAATCTAATAGCGGCATTTGCCGGATTTTGGATGGCATCCCGTTGGGACATACATTTTGGTTTAATGATCATGACACTTCTCGGAACCGTTTTGGTTATGGCTTCCTCCTGTGTCTTTAATAATTACTTTGACCGGGATCTGGATATGAAGATGGCACGCACGAGCGATCGCTCGCTGCCAACGGGACGCCTTACGCCGACAGTGGTGCTATGGTATGCAATTACTTTAGGCATCGTTGGACTAGCCGTATTATTTATTTTCTCCGGTGTGCTGTCCGGTATATTTGGACTCGTTGGTATGTTCGGGTACGTAGTTGTTTACACGCTATGGCTTAAACGCAGCTCGACCTGGAGTACATCCATCGGCGCCATTCCGGGTGCTATGCCGCCGGTTATCGGTTATGTGGCCGTGACTCAAACGGTTGATATGGGCGCATGGCTATTGTTTGCTTTGCTGTTTCTATGGCAGCCGCCGCATTTTTGGGCATTGGGCATCCGCCGTGTCGAAGAATATCGCGCTGCAGGCTTCCCGCTTCTTCCGGTCGTGAAGGGCATTCAACGGACGAAGATTCAAATGATTCCATACATTGCGCTGTTGGTTCCGCTGCCTATCTTGATGTATGTGTACGGATATGCGGGGATCTTTTTTCTTGTCATCTCACTGCTGCTATCCGTGGTTTGGCTCTACCTTGCCTTTAAAGGCTTCCGGGCAAAAGATGATGAGGCCTGGTCGAAAAAGATGTTTTTCTTCTCCATTAACTACCTGACTATAAGTTTATTTGTTCTTGTTCTCAACACACTCCAATAACGTAGAGTGTGTTTCCATATATAAACATAGGTGGATGAAGGGAGAACGGAATTAGATGACTTCGCTAAAGCGGTATAAATGGAGTTGGCTGCTGCTCGCCGTTTGTGTGATTGCTGCAGTGGTTCTGGTTTACAATGCGCTCGGTATTGGACAAAGCAAATTTCCGGTCGTGGGGCAGGTTGGGGATTTCGCCATGGAAAATGTGGATGGTAAAAAGGTGTCCAGGGACGATACGAAGGGGCAAGTGCGATTGATGTACTTTTACTTCACCAGTTGTCCGGATGTTTGTCCTGTAACGACATTTCTGCTGTCCCAAATCCAGAATGAGCTAAAGAAAGACGGAACGTTTGGTAAAGACGCTACATTTGTTTCGATCTCCTTTGATCCGGTAACGGATACTCGGGAGAAAATTAAGGAATTCGGTGATCGTTTCTTTGCTGATTATAGCGGTTGGTATTTTCTCCGCGGTGATCAAGAAAAAACACGCGATCTGATGCAGAATTCGTTTAAAATCCCGCTTCTCGGTAAGGATTCAAGCAACTATACTCACGGCAATTACATAGCTTTGGTTGACCGTGACAACAATATCCGAAAAATGTACAATGCTGCAGAT
Above is a window of Paenibacillus uliginis N3/975 DNA encoding:
- the cyoE gene encoding heme o synthase, with translation MSYQAPSDSATLASARPKPPEKAGTWKDFIAVTKPGIIRSNLIAAFAGFWMASRWDIHFGLMIMTLLGTVLVMASSCVFNNYFDRDLDMKMARTSDRSLPTGRLTPTVVLWYAITLGIVGLAVLFIFSGVLSGIFGLVGMFGYVVVYTLWLKRSSTWSTSIGAIPGAMPPVIGYVAVTQTVDMGAWLLFALLFLWQPPHFWALGIRRVEEYRAAGFPLLPVVKGIQRTKIQMIPYIALLVPLPILMYVYGYAGIFFLVISLLLSVVWLYLAFKGFRAKDDEAWSKKMFFFSINYLTISLFVLVLNTLQ
- a CDS encoding SCO family protein, which encodes MTSLKRYKWSWLLLAVCVIAAVVLVYNALGIGQSKFPVVGQVGDFAMENVDGKKVSRDDTKGQVRLMYFYFTSCPDVCPVTTFLLSQIQNELKKDGTFGKDATFVSISFDPVTDTREKIKEFGDRFFADYSGWYFLRGDQEKTRDLMQNSFKIPLLGKDSSNYTHGNYIALVDRDNNIRKMYNAADPNSVQIEDVVKDVKALAKE